A single region of the Nicotiana sylvestris chromosome 6, ASM39365v2, whole genome shotgun sequence genome encodes:
- the LOC138870622 gene encoding uncharacterized protein, with amino-acid sequence MKRPLGIIDDVLVRVDKFILPADFVILDCEVDFEVPIILGRPFLATGKALVDVEAGELTFRVGNEKVVFHVCKSMRQPNSTEVCSFVDIVTAVIVDDTSAMVNVEDSLEAVLLNMDVDNDAGRVECVNALHVVKMEVIKWLDAGVVYPISDSSWTSPVQYVPKKRGMNVVTNANNELIPTRTVTGWRVCMDYRKLNKMPVIFVKRCDERQRAGGISKKDEMPLNTILEVDIFDVWGIDFMGPFVSSCGNTYILVAVDYVSKWVEVIALPNNEARSVVAFLKKSIFTRFGTPCAIISDGGSHFCSRDFDSLLAKYGVNHKIRIFELMVCEMLQEL; translated from the exons atgaagcggcctttggggattattgatgatgtccttgttcgtgttgataagttcatattgccagcCGATTTCgttattttggattgtgaggtggattttgaggtgccaattatccttggaagacctttcctagctactggGAAGGCTTTGGTAGATGTCGAGGCGGGAGAGTTGACTTTCCGAGTTGGtaatgaaaaggtggtgttccatgtgtgcaaatctatgaggcaaccgaatagcaccgaggtgtgctcgtttgttgacattgtcacggcggtgatagtggatgacacaagcgcaatggtAAATGTTGAGGACTCACTTGAAGCcgtgctcttgaacatggatgttgataaTGATGCTGGGAGAGTTGAATGTGTAAATGCTTTGCATG tggtcaagatggaagttatcaagtggcttgatgCCGGCGTggtgtatcctatttctgacagctcatggacttctccggtgcaatacGTACCGAAGAAGAGAGGGATGAATGTGGTAACCAATGCtaacaatgagttgattcctactcggacggtgacgggatggagagtttgtatggactatagAAAGCTTAACAAG atgccggtgatttttgtcaagagatgtgatgaacGCCAACGAGCCGGTGGGATTTCtaaaaaggatgagatgcctctcaacacaattctagaggtggacatttttgatgtgtggggtatcgactttatggggccgttcgtgagttcttgtgggaacacctatatcttggtagcggttgattatgtgtcaaaATGGGTCGAAGTCatcgctttgcccaacaatgaagctcgaagtgtggtggcattcttgaaaaagagtatcttcacaaggtttggcactccatgtgctatcattagtgatggtggttctcatttttgcagCCGGGAttttgattcattgcttgccaaatatggtgtaaatcacaag